One Gemmatimonadota bacterium DNA segment encodes these proteins:
- a CDS encoding ABC transporter ATP-binding protein: MNDPVFVKDLSKTYYDESRGPVHAVRQIDFTCSPGEIFGLLGANGAGKTTTLRMLTTILKPSGGTAKIMGYDVAEEPVEVRKNIGFYSATTALYPRLTARETIEFFARINGYEASRTPARVDELVERFGIEEYARARIDKLSSGMKQKVAIARTLAHDPPILVFDEPTVGLDVLNALEMQAILTELKAQGKTILFSTHIMSEAEKLCDRIAIIHEGRILASGTLEALRERTGAHYLEDIFVSFIQEAA; encoded by the coding sequence GTGAACGATCCCGTATTCGTGAAGGACCTGAGCAAGACCTATTACGATGAATCCCGTGGTCCCGTGCACGCGGTGCGACAGATCGACTTCACCTGCAGTCCGGGCGAGATCTTCGGGTTGCTGGGTGCGAACGGCGCCGGCAAGACGACGACGCTGCGCATGCTGACGACGATTCTCAAACCCTCGGGCGGCACCGCGAAGATCATGGGTTACGACGTGGCGGAAGAACCCGTGGAAGTGCGCAAAAACATCGGATTCTATTCGGCCACCACCGCGCTGTATCCCCGCCTTACCGCGAGAGAAACCATCGAGTTTTTCGCCCGGATCAACGGATACGAAGCGTCACGGACCCCCGCCAGGGTCGATGAACTGGTCGAGCGCTTCGGGATCGAGGAATACGCCCGCGCCCGCATAGACAAGCTATCCAGTGGGATGAAGCAGAAGGTGGCGATCGCGAGGACCCTGGCCCATGATCCGCCGATCCTGGTCTTCGACGAACCCACCGTCGGTCTCGACGTGCTGAACGCCCTGGAGATGCAGGCCATATTGACCGAACTGAAAGCGCAGGGCAAGACCATCCTGTTCTCCACACACATCATGAGCGAAGCGGAGAAACTGTGCGACCGGATCGCCATCATCCACGAGGGGCGGATCCTGGCCTCCGGCACCCTTGAAGCGCTCCGCGAGCGGACCGGCGCGCACTATCTCGAAGACATCTTCGTGTCCTTCATCCAAGAGGCCGCATGA
- a CDS encoding ABC transporter permease: protein MLNLTDTGLVFLRELRGALRERSIVINVVLVPLFMYPVLLWVAYTGLSFVIGQTENFTARVMIAGDVEEGAALVREIEAADRIDRLDRVTAADLQAVEDAIRDGRLDLLVELVLRDEGNADDIEVRMTGDTSKDRSRIAMSRVEDVVNRHRTAYLERAGRERGLDGPAYQMIWIERENVSSSRDMGRFILGMAVPILVIIMLIVGGMYPALDATAGERERATWETTLTAATDRVNVLAGKYLYVATLSTTAGMLNFLAMSLSMRTLMAPLLGDRIQDLSFTIPWSAVPLIFVVIVLLALFVSALLMVVASFARTFKDAQSLAGPFVTVMILVPAVFMQFPGLELTTWLACVPIINVCLVFREALGGVYHWPQIGLTLLMEGLYIWIILRIAAAITRYEDIMTGSYEGGLGGFLKHRLLRRNPSRG from the coding sequence TTGCTCAATCTCACCGATACCGGTCTCGTATTCCTTCGGGAACTCCGCGGCGCCCTGCGTGAACGCTCCATCGTCATCAACGTCGTCCTGGTGCCCCTGTTCATGTACCCGGTCCTCCTCTGGGTGGCTTATACGGGGCTGTCCTTCGTCATCGGCCAGACGGAGAACTTCACGGCCCGCGTAATGATCGCGGGCGACGTGGAGGAAGGCGCCGCCCTCGTCCGCGAAATCGAGGCTGCGGACCGCATAGACCGCCTGGACCGCGTGACGGCCGCAGACTTGCAAGCCGTCGAAGACGCGATTCGTGACGGCCGGCTGGATCTCCTGGTCGAACTCGTTCTCCGCGACGAGGGTAACGCAGACGATATCGAGGTCCGCATGACCGGCGACACGTCTAAGGACCGGAGCCGGATCGCCATGAGCCGGGTCGAAGACGTCGTCAACCGCCATCGGACGGCCTACCTGGAAAGGGCGGGCAGGGAACGGGGGCTGGACGGTCCGGCCTACCAGATGATCTGGATAGAACGGGAGAACGTTTCCTCCAGCCGGGACATGGGACGCTTCATCCTGGGGATGGCGGTGCCCATCCTCGTCATCATCATGCTGATCGTGGGCGGCATGTACCCCGCCCTGGACGCGACGGCCGGAGAACGCGAGCGTGCCACCTGGGAGACCACGCTGACGGCGGCGACGGACCGTGTGAATGTCCTCGCGGGAAAGTACCTGTACGTGGCCACGCTTTCGACCACGGCAGGCATGCTGAATTTCCTGGCCATGAGCCTGTCCATGCGTACCCTCATGGCACCGCTCCTGGGCGACCGGATCCAGGACCTGAGCTTCACGATCCCGTGGTCCGCCGTTCCGCTGATCTTCGTGGTCATCGTACTCCTCGCCTTGTTCGTTTCCGCCCTCCTTATGGTCGTGGCCAGCTTCGCCCGGACGTTCAAGGACGCCCAGTCCCTGGCGGGTCCCTTCGTAACGGTCATGATCCTGGTACCCGCGGTCTTCATGCAGTTCCCCGGCCTGGAACTCACGACCTGGCTGGCCTGCGTGCCCATCATAAACGTTTGCCTGGTATTCCGGGAAGCACTCGGCGGAGTATACCACTGGCCCCAGATCGGCCTCACCCTGCTGATGGAAGGTTTGTATATCTGGATCATTCTGCGGATCGCCGCGGCGATCACGCGCTACGAAGACATCATGACCGGCAGCTATGAAGGCGGGCTGGGCGGTTTCCTGAAACACCGGCTTCTGCGCCGCAACCCCTCAAGAGGATAG
- a CDS encoding phytanoyl-CoA dioxygenase family protein → MAVETNTDLDRFDTTGFVILKGFYPDGVVEAARRDAGKLVDRFADRLMAEGKISRDHADAPFETRLARICADAPDKAPHIFRKELHLAGMYEVFFHPPLLDIVETLLGKEIRLYPNYSIRPKLPGHAPTLVLWHQDGGYTYKVHRDGDHSAETVDALRMINVWSPLVPAREDNGCMQFIPGTHRIGMARHEDREFYLEITQEDLAPYVDQAVSIELDPGDIVLFHNMLYHQGLPNRTDQVRWSMDWRYQDARQPTLRSTTGHLARSRLHPEEVVRDAGDWVRRSFQ, encoded by the coding sequence TTGGCGGTAGAGACGAATACAGACCTGGACCGGTTCGACACAACGGGTTTCGTGATCCTGAAAGGGTTCTACCCCGACGGGGTGGTGGAGGCGGCCCGGCGCGACGCCGGCAAACTCGTGGACCGGTTCGCGGACCGGCTGATGGCGGAGGGTAAGATCTCGAGAGACCACGCCGATGCGCCATTCGAGACGCGCCTGGCCCGGATCTGCGCGGACGCGCCGGACAAGGCGCCCCACATCTTCCGCAAGGAGCTCCACCTGGCGGGTATGTACGAGGTGTTCTTCCACCCGCCGCTGCTGGACATCGTGGAAACCCTCCTGGGCAAGGAAATTCGGCTCTATCCCAACTACTCCATCCGCCCCAAGCTGCCCGGCCACGCCCCGACGCTCGTCCTCTGGCACCAGGACGGGGGATATACCTACAAGGTCCACCGCGACGGCGATCACAGCGCGGAGACGGTGGACGCCCTGCGCATGATCAACGTATGGTCTCCCCTGGTCCCCGCCCGCGAGGACAACGGGTGCATGCAGTTCATTCCCGGCACGCACCGGATCGGCATGGCCCGGCACGAGGACCGCGAATTCTACCTCGAAATCACCCAGGAAGACCTGGCCCCCTACGTGGACCAGGCGGTGTCCATCGAGCTGGACCCGGGAGACATCGTCCTCTTCCATAACATGCTCTACCACCAGGGGCTTCCCAACCGCACCGACCAGGTCAGGTGGAGCATGGACTGGCGCTACCAGGATGCGAGGCAGCCGACGCTGCGCAGCACGACGGGGCATCTCGCCCGCAGCCGCCTGCATCCCGAAGAGGTCGTACGCGACGCCGGGGACTGGGTCCGCCGGTCCTTTCAGTAG
- a CDS encoding Arc family DNA-binding protein, translating into MPDKKKSLLLRINTELWNDLNAWAKDELRSANAQIEYILRAEVHKRKKRRRREED; encoded by the coding sequence GTGCCGGATAAGAAGAAATCCCTGCTGCTGCGAATCAACACCGAGCTCTGGAATGACCTCAACGCCTGGGCGAAGGATGAATTGCGTAGCGCGAACGCCCAGATTGAGTATATTCTACGGGCCGAAGTGCACAAAAGAAAGAAACGGCGGCGGCGCGAGGAAGATTGA